In Burkholderia sp. GAS332, one DNA window encodes the following:
- a CDS encoding ketol-acid reductoisomerase, producing the protein MKVFYDKDADLSLIKGKQVTIIGYGSQGHAHALNLKESGVNITVGLRKGGASWSKAENAGLQVKEVAEAVKGADVVMMLLPDEQIAEVYAKEVHANIKQGAALAFAHGFNVHYGQVIPRADLDVIMIAPKAPGHTVRGTYSQGGGVPHLIAVAQDKSGAARDIALSYAAANGGGRAGIIETNFREETETDLFGEQAVLCGGTVDLIKAGFETLVEAGYAPEMAYFECLHELKLIVDLIYEGGIANMNYSISNNAEYGEYVTGPRIVTAETKKAMKAVLTDIQTGEYAKSFIIENKAGAPTLQSRRRLTAEHQIETVGAKLRSMMPWIAANKLVDQSKN; encoded by the coding sequence ATGAAAGTTTTCTACGACAAGGACGCCGACCTCTCCCTCATCAAGGGCAAGCAAGTCACCATCATCGGCTATGGCTCGCAAGGCCATGCTCACGCGCTGAACCTGAAGGAAAGCGGCGTGAACATCACGGTCGGTCTGCGCAAGGGCGGCGCATCGTGGAGCAAGGCTGAGAACGCTGGCCTGCAAGTCAAGGAAGTGGCGGAAGCCGTCAAGGGCGCGGACGTCGTCATGATGCTGCTGCCGGACGAGCAGATCGCTGAAGTCTACGCAAAGGAAGTGCACGCCAACATCAAGCAAGGCGCAGCGCTGGCCTTCGCACACGGCTTCAACGTGCACTACGGTCAAGTGATCCCGCGTGCGGATCTGGACGTGATCATGATCGCGCCGAAGGCGCCGGGTCACACGGTTCGCGGTACGTACTCGCAAGGTGGCGGCGTGCCCCACCTGATCGCCGTTGCGCAAGACAAGTCGGGCGCAGCACGTGACATCGCGCTGTCGTACGCGGCAGCGAACGGCGGCGGCCGTGCCGGTATCATCGAAACGAACTTCCGCGAAGAAACGGAAACCGACCTGTTCGGCGAACAAGCGGTGCTGTGCGGCGGTACGGTCGACCTGATCAAGGCCGGCTTCGAAACGCTGGTGGAAGCAGGCTACGCGCCGGAAATGGCGTACTTCGAGTGCCTGCACGAACTGAAGCTGATCGTCGACCTGATCTACGAAGGCGGCATCGCGAACATGAACTACTCGATCTCGAACAACGCTGAATACGGCGAGTACGTGACGGGTCCGCGTATCGTGACGGCTGAAACGAAGAAGGCGATGAAGGCTGTGCTGACGGACATTCAGACCGGCGAGTACGCGAAGAGCTTCATCATCGAAAACAAGGCTGGCGCACCGACGCTGCAATCGCGCCGCCGTCTGACGGCTGAGCACCAGATCGAAACGGTGGGTGCCAAGCTGCGTTCGATGATGCCGTGGATCGCCGCGAACAAGCTGGTCGACCAGTCGAAGAACTAA
- a CDS encoding acetolactate synthase, small subunit: MRHIISVLLENEPGALSRVVGLFSARGYNIETLTVAPTEDRSLSRMTIVSIGSDDVIEQITKHLNRLIEVVKVVDLTEGAHIERELMLIKVRAVGKEREEMKRMSDIFRGRIIDVTEKTYTIELTGASDKLDAFIEGIDATAILETVRTGSSGIGRGERILKV, encoded by the coding sequence ATGAGACACATTATTTCTGTCCTGCTGGAAAACGAACCGGGCGCGTTATCACGCGTGGTGGGGTTGTTCTCGGCACGCGGCTACAACATTGAAACCTTGACGGTGGCTCCGACCGAAGACCGTTCGCTGTCGCGCATGACCATCGTCTCCATTGGCTCGGACGACGTGATCGAACAGATCACGAAGCATCTGAACCGCCTGATCGAGGTGGTGAAAGTGGTCGACCTTACCGAGGGCGCCCACATCGAGCGTGAGCTGATGTTGATCAAGGTGAGGGCGGTCGGCAAGGAACGTGAGGAGATGAAACGGATGTCGGATATTTTCCGCGGCCGGATCATCGACGTCACCGAAAAGACCTACACGATCGAACTGACGGGCGCGAGCGACAAGCTCGATGCCTTCATCGAAGGGATCGACGCGACTGCGATTCTCGAAACCGTCCGTACGGGCAGTTCGGGCATCGGCCGCGGCGAGCGCATTCTGAAGGTTTGA
- a CDS encoding acetolactate synthase, large subunit — translation MNMPSAEFSTSDTTLHPQADSIGATVLMKALADEDVEFIWGYPGGSVLYIYDELYKQDKFQHVLVRHEQAAVHAADAYARSTGKVGVCLVTSGPGVTNAVTGIATAYMDSIPMVIISGQVPTAAIGQDAFQECDTVGITRPCVKHNFLVKDVRDLAATVKKAFYIARTGRPGPVLIDIPKDVSKMPCQYEPLKTVSLRSYNPVTKGHSGQIRKAVALLLSAKRPYIYTGGGIILADASRELNQFADLLGYPVTNTLMGLGGYRASDKKFLGMLGMHGTYEANMAMQHCDVLIAIGARFDDRVIGDPAHFASRPRKIIHIDIDPSSISKRVKVDIPIVGDVKEVLKELIEQLQTAEHGPDTAALADWWKDIEAWRAKDCLKFDRKSDIIKPQYVVEKAWELTDGNAFVCSDVGQHQMWAAQFYRFNKPRRWINSGGLGTMGFGLPAAMGVKMAHPDDDVLCITGEGSIQMCIQELSTCKQYETPVKIISLNNRYLGMVRQWQQIEYSKRYSHSYMDALPDFVKLAEAYGHVGMRIERTADVEPALKEALRLKDRTVFLDFQTDPTENVWPMVQAGKGITEMLMGSEDL, via the coding sequence ATGAATATGCCCAGCGCGGAATTCTCCACGTCGGATACGACCCTCCATCCTCAAGCTGACTCTATCGGCGCCACCGTGCTCATGAAGGCACTGGCCGACGAAGACGTCGAGTTTATCTGGGGCTATCCCGGCGGCTCGGTACTCTACATTTACGACGAGCTGTACAAGCAGGACAAATTCCAGCACGTCCTCGTGCGCCACGAACAAGCCGCAGTCCACGCCGCTGACGCCTATGCGCGTTCCACCGGCAAAGTGGGTGTGTGCCTCGTGACCTCCGGCCCCGGCGTCACCAATGCGGTGACCGGCATCGCGACGGCCTACATGGATTCGATCCCGATGGTGATCATCAGCGGCCAGGTGCCGACTGCTGCGATCGGTCAGGATGCGTTCCAGGAGTGCGATACGGTCGGTATCACGCGCCCTTGCGTGAAGCACAACTTCCTCGTGAAGGACGTGCGCGACCTCGCCGCTACCGTCAAGAAAGCTTTCTATATCGCCCGTACCGGCCGTCCAGGCCCGGTGCTGATCGACATTCCGAAAGACGTGTCGAAGATGCCGTGCCAGTACGAACCGCTCAAGACCGTTTCGCTGCGCTCGTACAACCCGGTCACGAAAGGGCACTCCGGCCAGATCCGCAAGGCTGTGGCCTTGCTGCTGTCGGCCAAGCGTCCGTACATCTACACCGGCGGCGGCATCATCCTCGCGGATGCATCGCGTGAGCTGAACCAGTTCGCCGATCTGCTCGGCTATCCCGTCACCAATACGTTGATGGGTCTGGGCGGCTACCGCGCGAGCGACAAGAAATTCCTCGGCATGCTCGGCATGCACGGCACGTACGAAGCCAACATGGCGATGCAGCACTGCGACGTGCTGATCGCGATCGGCGCGCGCTTCGACGACCGTGTGATCGGCGACCCGGCGCACTTCGCGTCGCGTCCGCGCAAGATCATCCATATCGACATCGATCCTTCTTCCATCTCCAAGCGCGTCAAGGTCGACATTCCGATCGTCGGCGACGTGAAGGAAGTGCTGAAGGAGCTGATCGAGCAGTTGCAAACGGCCGAGCATGGCCCCGACACCGCGGCGCTCGCCGACTGGTGGAAGGACATCGAAGCTTGGCGCGCCAAAGACTGCCTGAAGTTCGACCGCAAGAGCGACATCATCAAGCCGCAGTACGTGGTGGAAAAGGCGTGGGAACTGACCGACGGCAATGCCTTCGTGTGTTCCGACGTCGGCCAGCACCAGATGTGGGCGGCGCAGTTCTATCGCTTCAACAAGCCGCGCCGCTGGATCAACTCCGGTGGCCTCGGCACGATGGGCTTCGGCCTGCCGGCGGCGATGGGCGTGAAGATGGCGCACCCGGACGACGACGTGCTCTGTATCACGGGCGAAGGCTCGATCCAGATGTGTATCCAGGAACTCTCGACCTGCAAGCAGTACGAGACTCCGGTGAAGATCATTTCGCTGAACAACCGCTATCTGGGCATGGTGCGCCAGTGGCAGCAGATCGAGTACAGCAAGCGCTATTCGCATTCGTACATGGATGCGCTGCCTGATTTCGTGAAGCTGGCCGAAGCGTACGGTCACGTCGGCATGCGTATCGAACGCACGGCCGATGTGGAACCGGCGCTGAAGGAAGCGCTGCGCCTGAAAGATCGCACGGTGTTTCTCGATTTCCAGACCGATCCGACCGAAAACGTCTGGCCGATGGTCCAGGCCGGCAAGGGCATCACTGAGATGCTCATGGGTTCGGAAGATCTATAA
- a CDS encoding RNA polymerase sigma-70 factor, ECF subfamily, whose protein sequence is MQVRAGFAPATRKFVSIREFYDIFRPITRTHAAPTPKRMASDKELADFLAGVERRAFKQTVYAVRDDDASLDIVQDAMIKLAEKYGDRPPAELPLLFQRILQNAMHDYFRRAKVRNTWVSLFSSLGNADDDEFDPLETFEAQQGSAGSESNEQKLEREQVLQLIDDEIQKLPARQREAFLMRYWEDMDVAETAAAMGCSEGSVKTHCSRATHTLAQALKAKGITL, encoded by the coding sequence ATGCAAGTTAGGGCGGGTTTCGCCCCAGCGACGCGAAAGTTTGTTAGCATCCGCGAGTTTTACGACATTTTTCGACCGATTACGCGCACGCACGCTGCGCCGACCCCCAAACGGATGGCATCAGACAAGGAACTCGCCGATTTTCTGGCGGGCGTCGAAAGGCGCGCATTCAAGCAGACGGTCTACGCCGTGCGGGACGACGACGCCTCGCTCGATATCGTGCAGGACGCGATGATCAAGCTCGCCGAAAAATATGGCGACCGTCCTCCCGCCGAACTTCCGCTGCTGTTTCAGCGTATTCTTCAGAATGCGATGCACGACTATTTTCGTCGTGCCAAAGTGCGCAATACTTGGGTTAGTCTATTCTCGTCGCTCGGCAACGCCGACGACGACGAGTTCGACCCACTCGAAACATTCGAGGCGCAACAAGGTTCAGCGGGCTCAGAAAGCAACGAACAGAAACTCGAACGCGAACAAGTCTTACAGTTAATCGACGACGAGATCCAAAAGTTACCGGCACGTCAACGGGAGGCGTTTCTCATGCGTTATTGGGAAGATATGGATGTCGCCGAGACTGCCGCCGCGATGGGCTGCTCCGAGGGTAGCGTGAAAACGCATTGCTCACGGGCCACCCACACGCT